TCTGGATGAGGCCTTCTGGCCCTGCAGGATGCAGAAACTTGATGATCTGCCAATTATTCTGGACGCTACACATACAGTCAAGGGCGCGGAGTTCCTGTCCATGGACATTGGGAGGATCTACGGTAAGGTCATCTTAGTCACGGCCATGCTGAACGACAAGGATATGGATGGAGTAGCAAGAAACCTATCAAAGATCGCGACCAAGGTTTTGATCTCCTCCCCGGATTCGCCCAGAGCAGCAAGCGCTGAGGCTCTTGCATCCCATTACAAGAAATATCATGACGACGTAGCCTTATACAGTACGGTACCGAAAGCCGTTGAGGCTGCATTGGATCAAAGGGGAACGGTACTCGTCACCGGCTCCTTCAGGACGGCGGAGGATTGCTTAAGATGGTTAAGAAGGAAAAGATGAGCGAGATACTGGACATCCTTTCGCAGGATTACAACAGAGGGGCATATCCGGGCAGGAACTCGGAAGGCCTTAATCCAGAGTGGCCCTGCGACCCCTTCCATGTCCTCGTCGCGACCATCCTCTCTCAGCGTACCAAGGATGACAACACCAGGAAGGCCTCTGACAACCTCTTCCGCAAATATCCGACAATAGAGGCGATTGCGGACGCTGATGTGGATGATGTCGCCGAACTCGTCCGCCCAGCCGGTTTCCCCAGACAAAAAGGAAAGGCGATAGTGGAATGCTGTCAGATCCTCAGGGATGAATATGACGGAATCGTTCCATCCGATACCGAGGAGATGATGAAACTCCCGATGGTGGGAAGG
This is a stretch of genomic DNA from Thermoplasmata archaeon. It encodes these proteins:
- a CDS encoding endonuclease III encodes the protein MVKKEKMSEILDILSQDYNRGAYPGRNSEGLNPEWPCDPFHVLVATILSQRTKDDNTRKASDNLFRKYPTIEAIADADVDDVAELVRPAGFPRQKGKAIVECCQILRDEYDGIVPSDTEEMMKLPMVGRKTAACVRSYAMDIPSVCVDTHVHRIANLMGLVDTKNPEETEYALMDMTYEDRWSDINRYLVRHGQVVCLPNHPHCERCKIIDYCKHGRKTMKESSKKKS